One part of the Pecten maximus chromosome 1, xPecMax1.1, whole genome shotgun sequence genome encodes these proteins:
- the LOC117332211 gene encoding modulator of smoothened protein-like: MDRLSIISGALFLTADVFAVISLALPNWIVSDIGGRTYIGLMESCLSNYNQPQTCFTTSPLRLEWLLTFVCIILGILCITATIILLIMSHWKYRIMKHARWLGFIAMVLFCKAAVIFPIGFNMEQIGGKAYQLPNNYQVGISYIFFVLALWITVVSELFASKVCLPHF; the protein is encoded by the exons ATGGATAGACTAAGCATTATTTCCGGCGCTCTGTTTCTAACAGCAGATGTCTTTGCTGTTATAAGCCTTGCGTTACCGAACTGGATTGTATCGGATATTGGTG gtCGAACGTACATTGGTTTGATGGAGTCATGCCTGAGTAACTACAACCAGCCCCAGACATGTTTCACCACCAGTCCACTGAGACTAGAATGGCTATTGACCTTTGTGTGTATAATCCTGGGTATACTCTGCATCACAGCAACTATAATTCTACTGATTATGTCTCACTGGAAGTACCGCATAATGAAGCACGCTCGATGGCTGGGATTTATAGCAA TGGTGCTCTTTTGCAAAGCAGCAGTGATTTTCCCAATTGGTTTCAACATGGAGCAGATCGGAGGGAAGGCTTACCAACTCCCAAACAATTACCAAGTTGGAATATCCTACATATTCTTTGTACTGGCACTGTGGATAACAGTTGTCTCCGAACTTTTTGCCAGCAAAGTTTGTCTGCCACATTTTTAA